The Verrucomicrobiaceae bacterium genome has a window encoding:
- a CDS encoding tubulin beta chain, which yields MREILSIHVGQCGNQIADRFWRLILREHGLTESGTPKAGANIAANTNMEVFFHKVRDGKYTPRAVLVDLEPGVIARIEGGDMAQLFDESSIVRKIPGAANNWARGYHVEGEKIIDQIMNVIDAAVEKTKGLQGFLMTHSIGGGSGSGLGSLILERLRQAYPKKRIFTFSVAPSPVISDSAVEPYNAILTLQRILDNADAAVLLDNEALFRIAKSKLHRSPNYMDLNHIVALIMSSVTASLRFPGRLNTDLSEFVTNLVPFPGNHFLTASFAPMRAPGQEGQVRINFPDVAKETFAQDNFTAAIDWQNGVYLSACALFRGDVKAKEVEENMAAIRKTLNFASYVPTGVKLGVAETAPEGFASSGLALVNHTGIAAVFERLITNFDIMFDNHAYTHWYENNGVSRDMMAKARDTIANLAKSYRDAS from the coding sequence ATGAGAGAGATCCTAAGCATCCATGTCGGCCAGTGCGGCAATCAAATCGCAGACCGCTTCTGGCGCCTCATCCTGCGTGAACACGGCCTCACCGAATCCGGCACCCCCAAGGCTGGAGCCAACATCGCCGCCAACACCAACATGGAAGTCTTCTTCCATAAAGTCCGTGACGGCAAATACACCCCCCGTGCCGTCCTCGTCGATCTCGAGCCCGGCGTCATCGCCCGTATCGAAGGCGGCGACATGGCCCAGCTCTTTGACGAAAGCAGCATCGTCCGGAAAATCCCCGGTGCTGCCAACAACTGGGCACGCGGCTACCACGTCGAAGGCGAAAAAATCATCGACCAGATCATGAACGTCATCGACGCCGCCGTCGAAAAGACCAAAGGCCTCCAGGGCTTCCTCATGACCCACTCCATCGGTGGCGGCAGCGGCTCCGGCCTCGGCTCCCTCATCCTTGAGCGCCTCCGTCAGGCTTATCCAAAGAAGCGCATCTTCACCTTCTCCGTCGCCCCATCGCCCGTCATCTCCGACTCCGCCGTCGAGCCCTACAACGCGATTCTGACCCTCCAGCGCATCCTCGACAACGCAGATGCCGCCGTCCTCCTCGACAACGAAGCCCTCTTCCGCATCGCCAAGTCCAAGCTGCATCGCAGCCCCAACTACATGGACTTGAACCACATCGTCGCCCTCATCATGAGCAGCGTCACCGCCTCCCTCCGCTTCCCAGGCCGGCTCAACACCGACCTCAGCGAATTCGTCACCAACCTCGTCCCCTTCCCCGGCAACCACTTCCTCACCGCCTCCTTCGCCCCCATGCGAGCACCCGGCCAGGAAGGCCAAGTGCGAATCAACTTCCCCGACGTCGCCAAAGAAACCTTCGCACAGGACAACTTCACCGCCGCCATCGACTGGCAAAACGGCGTCTATTTGAGTGCCTGCGCCCTCTTCCGTGGCGACGTAAAGGCCAAAGAAGTCGAAGAAAACATGGCCGCCATCCGCAAGACCCTCAACTTCGCCTCCTACGTCCCCACTGGCGTCAAACTCGGCGTCGCAGAGACCGCCCCCGAAGGCTTCGCCTCCTCCGGCCTCGCCCTCGTCAATCACACCGGCATCGCCGCTGTCTTTGAACGCCTCATCACCAACTTCGACATCATGTTCGACAACCACGCCTATACCCACTGGTATGAAAACAACGGCGTCTCCCGCGACATGATGGCCAAAGCCCGCGACACCATCGCCAACCTCGCCAAATCCTACCGCGACGCCTCCTAA
- a CDS encoding tetratricopeptide repeat protein, translating into MEPTLEQQIGSASRSVEEARRIAYHDTSRIGALVEQISVLADLRQKEGDFRKAESLYREALFRAQESRKTDYELQVGILSLLAHLYDRWGKTDQSLEFYEKALHISETRGLDGGEASAIIKNNLAMIYKHRRDYEKAERCYQESLHAFQKLEGEHSSRVASLYNNLGVLYYAQLEIDRALEMHEKALAIRQHNPVGPIDPADLSQTYINLAAVYKATGDFKRAEASITRAKQLRASINGHHPAPRRAATLLIDKNL; encoded by the coding sequence GTGGAACCCACCCTCGAGCAGCAAATCGGCTCCGCCTCCCGCAGTGTCGAAGAGGCGCGGCGGATCGCTTACCATGACACCAGCCGCATCGGAGCCCTCGTCGAGCAGATCAGCGTCCTCGCCGACCTCCGCCAAAAAGAAGGCGACTTCCGCAAAGCCGAATCCCTCTACCGCGAGGCCCTCTTCCGTGCCCAGGAAAGCCGCAAAACCGACTACGAGCTCCAAGTCGGCATCCTCAGCCTCCTCGCCCACCTCTATGATCGCTGGGGCAAAACAGACCAATCCCTCGAATTCTACGAAAAGGCCCTCCACATCAGCGAAACACGCGGCCTCGATGGTGGTGAAGCATCCGCCATCATCAAAAACAACCTCGCCATGATCTACAAGCACCGCCGCGACTATGAAAAAGCCGAGCGCTGCTACCAAGAAAGCCTCCACGCCTTCCAGAAGCTCGAAGGCGAGCACAGCTCCCGCGTCGCCTCCCTCTACAACAACCTCGGCGTCCTCTACTACGCCCAGCTAGAAATCGACCGCGCCCTCGAAATGCATGAAAAAGCGCTCGCCATCCGCCAGCACAATCCCGTAGGCCCCATCGACCCCGCAGACCTCTCCCAGACCTACATCAACCTCGCCGCCGTGTACAAAGCCACCGGCGACTTCAAGCGGGCCGAAGCCAGCATCACCCGCGCCAAGCAGCTCCGCGCCAGCATCAACGGCCACCACCCCGCCCCACGACGCGCCGCCACCCTCCTCATCGACAAAAACCTCTGA
- a CDS encoding tubulin beta chain encodes MKVNNVIVVSIGQAGNQIAASFWKTICQEHGIDPLTGQTQQAQEPRGNWSAFFSRLGDGSSGSFVPRAVMVDLEPSVIDNVRANSGSLFNPANLISRTEGAGGNFAVGYLGAGREVLPEVMGRLDIEIDKCDNVGGIIVLHATGGGSGSGFGALLIETLKEKHSEIPVLSCAVLPSPQVSSVVTEPYNTVFTLNSLRRSADACLIFDNEALFELANRKWNIESPTVDDLNLLITEALAGLTASMRFSGFLTVEISLRELLTNLVPQPSLHFLMCAFAALTPPDRSKFEEMGIEPMIQSLFDNGSVFAACSPMEGRFLSTAVLYRGIMDDKPLADATLAAMREKLPLTYWIPTAFKIGYVEQSGMSHRKSMVLLANNTEIARVLDRICHNFDKLWQRKAFANWYLNEGMSEDQINELRASAQELIQSYQVAEESGAKAKVQDSSASRVAALSPTADSTAPQETPTTNVSLRDLVDRR; translated from the coding sequence ATGAAGGTAAATAATGTTATCGTCGTGTCTATCGGCCAAGCCGGAAACCAGATCGCGGCTTCCTTTTGGAAAACCATCTGCCAGGAGCACGGCATCGACCCACTCACTGGCCAAACCCAGCAAGCACAGGAGCCGCGCGGGAACTGGAGCGCCTTTTTCTCACGCCTCGGCGATGGCTCCAGCGGCAGCTTCGTCCCCCGTGCCGTCATGGTCGATCTGGAGCCCAGCGTGATCGACAACGTGCGTGCCAACAGCGGCTCCCTCTTTAATCCAGCCAACCTCATCAGCCGCACGGAAGGTGCCGGTGGCAACTTCGCCGTCGGCTACCTCGGCGCAGGCCGTGAGGTCCTCCCAGAGGTCATGGGCCGTCTCGACATCGAAATCGACAAGTGCGACAACGTCGGCGGCATCATCGTCCTCCACGCCACTGGCGGCGGCAGTGGCTCCGGCTTCGGTGCCTTACTCATCGAGACACTGAAGGAAAAACACAGCGAGATCCCCGTTCTCTCCTGCGCAGTGCTGCCCAGCCCACAGGTCTCCAGCGTCGTCACAGAGCCCTACAACACCGTCTTCACGCTCAATTCCCTCCGCCGCAGCGCAGATGCCTGCCTCATCTTTGACAACGAAGCACTCTTTGAGCTCGCGAACCGCAAATGGAACATCGAAAGCCCCACCGTCGATGACTTGAACCTCCTCATCACCGAGGCACTCGCCGGGCTCACCGCCAGCATGCGCTTCAGCGGCTTCCTCACCGTCGAGATCAGCCTCCGCGAGCTACTCACCAATCTGGTGCCGCAGCCCAGCCTGCACTTCCTCATGTGTGCCTTCGCAGCGCTCACACCGCCGGATCGCAGCAAATTCGAAGAAATGGGCATCGAGCCGATGATCCAGTCCCTCTTTGACAATGGCAGCGTCTTCGCCGCCTGCTCGCCCATGGAGGGCCGCTTCCTCTCCACCGCCGTCCTCTACCGCGGCATCATGGATGACAAGCCCCTCGCAGACGCCACCCTCGCCGCCATGCGTGAGAAGCTCCCCCTCACCTACTGGATCCCCACCGCCTTCAAAATCGGCTACGTCGAGCAAAGCGGCATGTCCCACCGCAAGAGCATGGTCCTCCTCGCCAACAACACCGAGATCGCTCGCGTCCTCGACCGGATTTGCCACAACTTCGACAAGCTCTGGCAGCGCAAAGCCTTCGCCAACTGGTACCTCAACGAAGGCATGTCCGAAGACCAGATCAATGAACTCCGCGCCTCCGCGCAGGAGCTCATCCAGAGCTACCAAGTCGCCGAAGAAAGCGGCGCCAAGGCCAAAGTGCAAGACTCCAGCGCCAGCCGCGTCGCCGCCCTGTCCCCCACGGCAGACTCCACCGCACCGCAGGAAACACCCACGACCAATGTCAGCCTCCGCGACCTCGTCGATCGCCGCTAA
- a CDS encoding TIM barrel protein, giving the protein MKKILLSLLLIAAASFAASIPDSAKVGQFYAGCQAYSFRLYTVFEAIDKTAQAGGKTIEFYPGQKFDDTAKWDHNATPEMIEKIKKHLTDKGLTAVGYGVVKLGKDAAQDRKVFEFCKTMGISVVISEPDVAGMDGIEALVKEFDIKMAIHNHPKRPLDRAYMFWDPNYVLDLVKNRDPRMGTCADVGHWVRSGLNPVDCIKILKGRIFDSHMKDLNEFGNVKAHDLPFGTGKSDIPAILAEYTAQGYPGPLHCEYEHNWETSVPEITQCLDFVRNWKPAKE; this is encoded by the coding sequence ATGAAAAAAATCCTCCTCTCACTCCTCCTCATCGCGGCGGCCAGCTTCGCCGCCAGCATCCCAGACAGCGCCAAAGTCGGCCAATTCTACGCCGGCTGCCAAGCCTACAGCTTCCGCCTCTACACCGTCTTTGAAGCCATCGACAAAACCGCCCAAGCAGGCGGCAAAACCATCGAATTCTACCCCGGTCAGAAATTCGACGACACCGCTAAGTGGGACCACAACGCCACCCCCGAGATGATCGAAAAAATCAAAAAACACCTCACCGACAAAGGCCTCACCGCCGTCGGCTACGGCGTCGTCAAACTCGGCAAAGACGCCGCCCAGGACCGCAAAGTCTTCGAATTCTGCAAAACCATGGGCATCAGCGTCGTCATCTCCGAGCCAGACGTCGCCGGCATGGACGGCATCGAAGCCCTCGTGAAGGAATTCGACATCAAAATGGCCATCCACAACCATCCCAAGCGCCCCCTCGACCGCGCCTACATGTTCTGGGACCCCAACTACGTCCTCGACCTCGTCAAAAACCGCGATCCCCGCATGGGCACCTGCGCCGACGTCGGCCACTGGGTCCGCAGCGGCCTCAATCCCGTCGATTGCATCAAAATCCTCAAAGGCCGCATCTTTGACAGCCACATGAAAGACCTCAACGAATTCGGCAACGTCAAAGCCCACGACCTCCCCTTCGGCACCGGCAAAAGCGACATCCCCGCCATCCTCGCCGAATATACCGCCCAGGGCTACCCCGGCCCCCTCCACTGCGAATACGAGCACAACTGGGAAACCAGCGTCCCAGAGATCACCCAGTGCCTCGACTTCGTCCGCAACTGGAAGCCCGCCAAAGAATAA